Genomic segment of Oceanimonas sp. GK1:
GTGGGCTCAAATGACCAGCGGTGCGCTGCTTTCCCGCACCACCAGGGCCGGCTCCAGGGGCAACAGGCGGCGAGGGGCGTGGGGTTCCCGAATACGGGCCAGCAGGGTATCCACCGCCAGTGCCCCCAGCACCGCCTTGGGCTGCTCTATGCTGGTTAGCCGCGGCACCAGGTAGCGGGCCAGCTCGATGTTGTCGTAGCCCACCACCGACATCTGCTCGGGCACTTTCACCCCCGTATCGGCCAGCGCCCGCAGGGCACCGGCCGCCATCATGTCGTTGCAGGCAAACACCGCCGTGGGGCGTTCGGGCTGGGTCAGCAGGTGCGCCATGGCTGCCTTGCCGCCGGCCAGCTCAAAGCCACCCTCCAATATCCATTCCTCCCGCACCGCCAGGCCGGCGGCGGCCATGGAGGTCCTGAAGCCGGCCAGTCGTTCATCGCTGGCGCGCTGCCCGGCGGGACCGGTGATGCAGCCGATATGGCGATGACCCAGGCTTATCAGATGCTCGGTGGCCAGCCGGCCGCCCTGCTGGCCCGAGTCCTTGATGAGATCTGCCTTCAAGCCCATGGGGCCCCAGTCCGCCAGCACCAGGGGCAGGCTGGCATGACGGTCAAAGGCGCCATCATTAAGGTTGGCCTGGGTACACATCACGATAATGCCGTCCACCCGCTTTTGCTGCAGCATGTCGAGGCTGGCGCCGAGCCGCGCCCGGTCACCGCCGGTATTGCACAGCACCAGGCTGTAGCCCAGCTCGTAGCAACGCTGCTCCACCCCCTGCACCACCTCGGCAAAAAACGGGTTGGTGCTGGAGGTCACCAGCATCCCCAGGGTGCGGGTCTGATTGACCTTGAGGCTGCGGGCCAGCGCCGAGGGGGTGTAGTGCAGCTGGTCGATGGCCTGCTGCACCCTTGCGGTGATCTCCGGGCTGACAAAGCGGGTCTTGTTGAGCACATGGCTGACGGTGGAAGTGGAAACCCCGGCCATTCTTGCCACGTCCTTGATGGTGGCCATTAATCTTGCTCCAGCAGGGCCTCGATGTCGGCCCTGTAGGGCACCGAGGTCTGGGCGCCGGGGCGGGTCACGGAAATGGCCGCCGCGGCCTGAGCGAAGCGTACCGCCGGCTCCAGCGCCAGGCCCTGCTGCAGGGCGGCAACCAGGGCGCCGTTAAAGGTGTCTCCTGCCGCCGTGGTGTCCACTGCCTGCACCGCAAAGCCGGGCATGCGCCGGCCCCGGCCGGCCTCGCTCAGCCACACGCCCCGGGCGCCGAGGGTGATGATCACGGTGGCAATGCCCCGCGCATGCAGCGCCTGAGCGGCGGCCGCGGCCCCGGCGTCGTCGTTGACCGCGATGCCGGTGAGCCGCTCGGCTTCGGTCTCGTTGGGGGTGATGACATCCACCAGCGTCAGCAGCTCGTCGGGCAGGGCCTGGGCGGGGGCGGGGTTGAGCACCACGTTGGCTCCCTGAGCGCGGGCGAGGCGGGCGGCGGCCAGGTTGGTTTCCAGGGGGATTTCCAGCTGCAACAGCAGCTGATCGCAAAACAGGGCGCTGGCATGGCGCTCCAGCCGTTCTGGCGTCAGGGCGGCGTTGGCGCCGGCGGCCAGGGCGATGGTGTTTTCGCCGGCGTCGTTGACCTGGATCAGCGCCACCCCGGTGTTGACCCCGGGCACGGTGTCGATGGCGTTGATGTTAATGCCGTCGGCGGCGAAACCGGCCAGCAGATCGCCGGCCATGGGATCTTCACCCACGCAGGCCACCAGCCGGGTGGCGGCGCCGGCCCGGGCGGCGGCCACCGCCTGATTGGCGCCCTTGCCTCCGGGCACGATGCGGTAGTCATGGCCGGTGAGGGTTTCGCCGGGGCGGGGAAACTGGGGCAGCCGAA
This window contains:
- a CDS encoding substrate-binding domain-containing protein — translated: MATIKDVARMAGVSTSTVSHVLNKTRFVSPEITARVQQAIDQLHYTPSALARSLKVNQTRTLGMLVTSSTNPFFAEVVQGVEQRCYELGYSLVLCNTGGDRARLGASLDMLQQKRVDGIIVMCTQANLNDGAFDRHASLPLVLADWGPMGLKADLIKDSGQQGGRLATEHLISLGHRHIGCITGPAGQRASDERLAGFRTSMAAAGLAVREEWILEGGFELAGGKAAMAHLLTQPERPTAVFACNDMMAAGALRALADTGVKVPEQMSVVGYDNIELARYLVPRLTSIEQPKAVLGALAVDTLLARIREPHAPRRLLPLEPALVVRESSAPLVI
- the rbsK gene encoding ribokinase; the protein is MMTLTVTGSINIDHVIRLPQFPRPGETLTGHDYRIVPGGKGANQAVAAARAGAATRLVACVGEDPMAGDLLAGFAADGININAIDTVPGVNTGVALIQVNDAGENTIALAAGANAALTPERLERHASALFCDQLLLQLEIPLETNLAAARLARAQGANVVLNPAPAQALPDELLTLVDVITPNETEAERLTGIAVNDDAGAAAAAQALHARGIATVIITLGARGVWLSEAGRGRRMPGFAVQAVDTTAAGDTFNGALVAALQQGLALEPAVRFAQAAAAISVTRPGAQTSVPYRADIEALLEQD